Proteins encoded together in one Entomobacter blattae window:
- the cydC gene encoding thiol reductant ABC exporter subunit CydC — MGQEQDIQQASSLLSDGKDLPEGKENQQAACFSSGKGTSGQEKGKDHNSSSQGGDMQAALKAIGHEKDGPVSSTLCRLFAVWAGKRKVELLVGVGISLLAMLLGIGILSFAVLRIASSVLGSIFLGVWVLRVLGMGRVISRYGERLYTHNAMFKALMDLRVWFFKAIAQSSSAGLAFLSSGDLLSRLVTDISALDGLYLRILLPFCNAALACVILVGVALYCHAYMVAVILGGVFGFSAFGLPAIMAAVTYKISRQKGVQQARLRVTVLDLVMGLREIWAFGAEERMLNRIIEQEKSLETIQLRQIRAAAFAGSGAFLAMQLGMAFVLIAAMRTDWGLIAPIAAVFILFLLVSVNDLVAGLTRSGVQAGTIVRAAQRIMGVTAGDRVSPQTSGKKVMPTDLTIRFKNVVYSYPGRKKPVFNDLNLTIKPGSHMALLGSSGAGKSTLVAMLLGLVKPQGGTISIGGVDLSELDGEALRNHISWLSQATHIFDDTIRANLLLGKDDASEQELWQALDHAAIGDMVRSLPDGLDTWLGEGGIKVSGGQGRRIALARILLRDAPILLLDEPTTGLDSTTERAFLELLNQIEPTRSLILITHRLTGVEKLDQVWMMENGVVHPMI, encoded by the coding sequence ATGGGGCAAGAACAGGACATACAGCAGGCTTCTTCTCTTTTGTCAGATGGTAAAGATTTGCCAGAAGGTAAAGAAAACCAGCAGGCAGCCTGCTTTTCCTCAGGGAAGGGAACTTCAGGGCAGGAAAAGGGAAAAGACCACAATTCTTCTTCTCAGGGAGGAGATATGCAAGCCGCTTTAAAAGCCATTGGCCATGAAAAGGATGGTCCAGTGTCCTCCACCTTGTGCAGGCTGTTTGCGGTTTGGGCCGGGAAACGTAAGGTTGAGCTGCTTGTCGGTGTGGGTATTTCCCTTCTGGCGATGCTTTTGGGAATTGGCATTCTCAGTTTTGCTGTTTTAAGAATTGCCAGCAGTGTTCTGGGGAGCATCTTTTTGGGGGTATGGGTTTTGCGTGTGCTAGGTATGGGCAGGGTTATTTCCCGTTATGGGGAAAGGCTCTACACCCATAATGCCATGTTTAAAGCGCTGATGGATTTGCGAGTGTGGTTTTTTAAGGCAATCGCTCAAAGCTCCTCTGCCGGGTTGGCCTTTTTAAGTTCTGGAGATCTGCTTTCAAGGTTGGTAACCGATATCAGTGCACTGGATGGGCTTTACCTTCGTATTCTTCTTCCCTTTTGTAATGCGGCCCTGGCATGTGTTATCCTTGTAGGTGTAGCCCTTTATTGCCACGCCTATATGGTGGCCGTAATATTGGGTGGCGTATTTGGTTTTTCAGCCTTTGGGCTTCCCGCCATCATGGCAGCCGTAACGTATAAAATAAGCCGCCAGAAAGGCGTTCAACAGGCCCGCTTGCGTGTGACCGTGCTGGATTTGGTTATGGGTCTGCGCGAGATTTGGGCCTTTGGGGCAGAAGAGAGAATGCTTAATCGTATTATAGAGCAGGAAAAATCTCTGGAAACTATTCAGCTGCGTCAGATTAGGGCGGCTGCTTTTGCAGGCAGTGGTGCTTTTTTGGCCATGCAGTTGGGTATGGCCTTTGTGCTTATCGCGGCAATGCGTACGGATTGGGGCCTTATTGCCCCAATTGCTGCGGTTTTTATTTTGTTTTTGCTGGTTTCAGTAAACGATCTGGTGGCAGGCCTTACCCGCTCTGGAGTGCAGGCTGGCACTATAGTCCGTGCTGCCCAGCGGATTATGGGGGTTACGGCTGGAGACAGGGTTTCTCCTCAGACTTCTGGAAAGAAGGTTATGCCGACGGATTTAACTATTCGGTTCAAAAATGTTGTCTATTCCTATCCCGGGCGTAAAAAGCCTGTTTTTAATGATTTAAACCTTACCATTAAACCGGGAAGTCATATGGCCCTGTTAGGGTCTTCTGGGGCAGGGAAGTCAACCCTTGTGGCGATGTTATTGGGCCTTGTAAAGCCTCAAGGGGGCACCATCAGCATTGGTGGGGTAGACCTTTCTGAACTTGATGGAGAGGCGTTGCGAAACCATATTTCCTGGCTTTCCCAAGCAACCCATATTTTTGACGATACGATAAGGGCTAATCTCCTTCTAGGAAAAGACGATGCGTCAGAACAGGAGTTATGGCAAGCTCTTGATCATGCTGCCATTGGGGATATGGTGCGCTCCCTGCCTGATGGGCTGGATACCTGGCTAGGAGAGGGAGGAATAAAGGTTTCTGGCGGGCAAGGGCGGCGTATTGCTCTTGCCCGTATCTTGCTGCGCGATGCTCCCATTCTGCTTTTGGATGAACCGACAACAGGGTTGGATTCTACAACAGAAAGAGCGTTCCTGGAGCTTTTAAACCAGATAGAGCCCACCCGTAGTCTCATCTTAATAACCCATCGGTTAACGGGGGTAGAAAAATTAGATCAGGTTTGGATGATGGAAAATGGCGTTGTCCACCCTATGATCTAA
- a CDS encoding SMP-30/gluconolactonase/LRE family protein: MPYFSRRQLLQGIFVGTVGPLGLINQRQALAVSAIKTSFSPPSVISNPPRQWGKNTSPPIYPDPDVIIYNKAYKGLFITITALERLWAGGAWIEGPAWSAEGRYVVFSDTIKNVQYRMVWETKQVSIFRNPSFNSNGNAFDAQGRQVSTEDFFRRLVRWEHDGSLTVLADNYKGKRLNSPNDIAIHKDGSIWFTDPAYGDNIIEGHADAPGGPANPSGKIRGFLGDGGQASVGTFLKNVQRELPTATYRLDPNGILEQVLSESDLPVPNGLCFSPDYKTLYIISSAASPPPGYIPQPKDKTAIYTFDLTNGKPTRKRLFAELNVDGVPCGADGMSCDIEGNLWCGAAGPLGYAGVVVYSPKGEMVARIRLPQICSNVTFGGPKRNILIMCAGQSIYSLMVNTQGAGMS, translated from the coding sequence ATGCCATATTTTTCAAGACGCCAGTTACTCCAGGGAATTTTTGTTGGCACTGTGGGCCCTTTAGGCCTTATTAACCAGCGCCAGGCCCTTGCGGTCTCTGCTATCAAAACGAGCTTTTCACCTCCCAGCGTCATCTCAAATCCACCGCGCCAATGGGGAAAAAATACCAGCCCACCGATCTATCCGGATCCCGACGTTATAATCTATAACAAGGCTTACAAGGGGTTATTTATTACCATCACAGCTCTTGAACGCCTATGGGCAGGCGGGGCGTGGATAGAAGGGCCAGCTTGGTCAGCCGAAGGGCGTTATGTGGTTTTTAGTGATACCATTAAAAACGTCCAATACCGTATGGTATGGGAAACCAAACAGGTTAGTATTTTCCGCAACCCTTCCTTTAACAGCAACGGCAATGCTTTTGATGCCCAGGGAAGACAAGTTTCAACAGAAGATTTTTTCCGCCGTCTTGTCCGCTGGGAACATGATGGCAGCCTGACAGTCCTGGCCGATAACTATAAAGGAAAAAGGCTAAACTCCCCGAATGATATTGCTATCCATAAAGATGGAAGCATCTGGTTTACCGATCCAGCCTATGGGGATAATATCATAGAGGGCCACGCAGATGCTCCCGGTGGGCCTGCTAACCCATCAGGGAAAATCCGTGGTTTTCTTGGAGATGGTGGGCAGGCCTCGGTGGGAACATTCCTTAAAAATGTTCAGCGAGAACTGCCCACAGCTACCTACCGGCTAGACCCTAACGGCATCCTTGAGCAGGTTTTATCAGAAAGTGACCTGCCCGTACCCAATGGCCTGTGCTTTTCACCAGACTATAAAACTCTCTACATTATTAGCTCTGCTGCCAGCCCTCCACCTGGCTATATCCCCCAACCCAAGGATAAAACAGCCATTTACACCTTTGATCTTACCAATGGCAAACCCACCCGTAAGCGGCTATTTGCAGAACTGAATGTCGATGGTGTGCCCTGTGGGGCCGATGGCATGAGCTGCGATATTGAGGGTAACCTCTGGTGTGGGGCAGCTGGGCCGTTAGGTTATGCGGGTGTTGTTGTTTATTCTCCCAAAGGGGAAATGGTTGCTCGTATCAGGTTACCCCAAATATGTTCTAATGTAACTTTCGGCGGTCCCAAACGCAATATACTAATCATGTGTGCCGGGCAATCCATCTATAGCCTTATGGTTAACACCCAAGGTGCTGGTATGAGTTAA
- the recQ gene encoding DNA helicase RecQ, with protein sequence MVYSSLQSDRQDDTVGGKAIPTKNLREVLSQVFGFPDYRGIQRQAIASLMQGENVLALMPTGGGKSLCYQLPGLCRAGTTLVISPLIALMEDQVAHLCQLGLKACAWHSELSPEEAQKLTQAMQAGEMDFVYVSPERLTTGNARILLRKIPLSLIAIDEAHCVSLWGHEFRPEYRALVRLGEWFPNVPRIALTATADLRTKTDILTCLNIPQAKVYESSFHRPNIHISVQMRNDEKHQLLGILSRHKEETSIIYCNNRKKTERLAAFLSEKGWPAIAYHAGCSAEEKKRKLAFFRSGEALVVVATVAFGMGIDRPDVRLVVHVDMPDSLEAYYQQIGRAGRDGGPAEAVMLAGSEDIAQHHLRLYNSAYSSSTQGESTRQRMRGMARFAHSTECRTKTILQSFGEELAEPCGHCDNCLSPPEMEDITQECRMALSTVYRTGQAFGMTHLIAVLQGKKNANILRYHHDGLSVFGLGRQKSTFYWKGVLRHLLAIGALDYDGQSGGFSLPLKLGGQNVRPLLRGELPVLVNKHVVTEIRPSSGRYLSSVQKALPKALTEQEQESVKRLKEWRLEVAKIQAVPPYIVFQDTVLGDIARIKPQSLEELATIKGVGQTKLARYGATVLRVLWS encoded by the coding sequence ATGGTGTATTCCTCTCTGCAATCAGATAGGCAGGATGACACGGTTGGGGGTAAGGCTATCCCTACCAAAAACCTGCGGGAAGTCCTCTCGCAGGTTTTTGGCTTTCCTGACTATAGGGGCATTCAGCGCCAGGCCATTGCCAGCCTAATGCAAGGGGAAAATGTGCTGGCATTAATGCCAACAGGTGGGGGTAAAAGCCTGTGTTATCAGTTGCCAGGGCTTTGCCGAGCGGGAACAACCTTGGTTATTTCCCCTTTAATTGCCCTTATGGAAGACCAGGTTGCCCATTTATGCCAGTTAGGCCTTAAAGCCTGCGCTTGGCATTCGGAGCTTTCTCCAGAAGAAGCGCAGAAATTGACCCAAGCCATGCAGGCTGGTGAGATGGATTTTGTGTATGTTTCTCCTGAACGGTTGACAACAGGGAATGCCCGCATTCTTCTTCGTAAAATTCCCTTATCGTTGATTGCTATAGATGAGGCCCATTGTGTTTCCCTTTGGGGCCATGAGTTCAGGCCAGAATATAGGGCGCTGGTTCGCCTGGGAGAGTGGTTTCCCAATGTGCCGCGGATTGCCTTAACGGCAACCGCTGATTTACGCACCAAGACCGATATTTTGACTTGCCTGAATATCCCCCAGGCCAAGGTCTATGAATCCAGCTTTCATCGCCCGAATATCCATATCAGTGTGCAGATGAGGAATGATGAAAAACACCAGCTGTTGGGTATTCTAAGCCGCCATAAGGAAGAGACCAGCATAATCTATTGCAATAACCGTAAAAAAACCGAAAGGCTCGCGGCCTTTTTAAGTGAAAAAGGGTGGCCTGCCATAGCTTATCATGCCGGGTGTAGTGCTGAAGAAAAAAAACGTAAACTGGCTTTTTTTCGCTCTGGTGAGGCATTGGTGGTGGTGGCAACCGTAGCTTTTGGCATGGGAATAGACCGCCCAGATGTCAGGTTGGTGGTGCATGTTGATATGCCAGATTCCCTTGAGGCCTACTATCAGCAAATTGGCCGAGCAGGGCGCGATGGGGGCCCAGCAGAAGCGGTTATGCTTGCGGGAAGTGAGGATATAGCCCAGCATCATCTTAGGCTTTACAATTCAGCTTATTCTTCCTCAACGCAAGGGGAGAGCACCCGCCAGCGCATGAGAGGAATGGCGCGCTTTGCTCATAGTACGGAGTGCCGTACAAAAACAATTCTTCAAAGTTTTGGAGAGGAACTCGCAGAGCCTTGTGGCCATTGTGATAATTGCCTTTCACCACCGGAAATGGAAGATATAACACAAGAATGCCGTATGGCGCTTTCAACAGTGTATCGAACGGGACAGGCTTTTGGGATGACCCATCTTATTGCCGTTCTTCAGGGGAAAAAAAATGCAAATATTCTTCGATATCATCATGATGGTCTGAGCGTTTTTGGCCTTGGGCGGCAAAAAAGTACCTTTTATTGGAAAGGCGTTTTGCGCCATCTTCTGGCCATTGGCGCCCTTGATTATGATGGTCAAAGTGGCGGGTTCTCCCTTCCCCTGAAATTGGGGGGGCAAAATGTTCGGCCCCTCTTACGAGGGGAGCTGCCAGTATTGGTGAACAAGCATGTGGTAACAGAAATACGCCCATCATCTGGTCGTTATCTTTCTTCTGTGCAAAAGGCCCTGCCAAAAGCATTGACCGAGCAAGAGCAGGAAAGTGTTAAAAGGTTGAAGGAATGGCGGCTAGAGGTTGCAAAGATACAGGCCGTACCACCCTATATTGTTTTTCAGGATACAGTTTTAGGAGATATTGCCCGTATAAAGCCCCAATCGCTTGAGGAGCTGGCCACTATTAAAGGGGTGGGGCAAACCAAACTTGCCCGTTATGGGGCTACGGTTTTGCGAGTTCTATGGTCCTAA
- a CDS encoding OmpA family protein, which yields MRRVICAITTLMFLAGCAEGGPRKYVVFFTPGSTVLDDAAQDVVVHVADETSPGDKVLVEGYSPPVGNLNAEELLAADRVKVVSDELVNKGISASVIVQQPRLANQEDKSVAARRVELEVISP from the coding sequence ATGCGTCGAGTAATATGTGCCATAACTACGTTAATGTTTCTTGCCGGCTGTGCAGAAGGAGGACCTCGGAAATATGTGGTCTTCTTTACACCGGGTTCTACGGTGCTGGATGATGCTGCCCAAGATGTTGTGGTTCACGTGGCTGATGAAACATCACCGGGCGATAAGGTTCTGGTAGAGGGGTATTCTCCCCCGGTTGGCAACCTCAACGCAGAAGAGCTTCTTGCAGCAGACCGTGTCAAAGTTGTGTCTGATGAGCTGGTGAATAAGGGGATTTCTGCATCAGTCATTGTTCAGCAGCCGCGCCTTGCCAATCAAGAAGATAAATCTGTAGCAGCCCGTAGGGTTGAATTAGAAGTTATTAGCCCCTAA
- the ytfE gene encoding iron-sulfur cluster repair protein YtfE, translating into MNYMEQPLGTLAINIPGATQLFREYDIDFCCGGKITLGHALKNKNLDTQKIISALSLLETRKTPQIHDWNTMPLHEMTHYIVKNFHQVHRQQLPELIAMARKVESVHANKDSCPKGLANLFEEIYADLDRHMLKEEEILFPLIENNKGFMAQGPISVMEAEHDEAGEQLETVKKLTHNMTPPPEACNTWKALYNGAATFIHDMMEHILLENTVLFPRALKTKPV; encoded by the coding sequence ATGAACTATATGGAACAGCCTCTTGGCACTTTAGCGATTAATATTCCTGGTGCCACTCAACTTTTTAGGGAATATGACATAGATTTTTGCTGTGGGGGGAAAATAACCCTTGGCCATGCTCTAAAAAATAAAAATCTGGATACACAAAAAATTATTTCCGCCCTTTCCTTACTGGAAACCCGCAAAACTCCCCAAATCCATGACTGGAATACAATGCCATTGCATGAGATGACCCATTATATCGTTAAAAATTTCCATCAAGTGCATCGTCAGCAATTGCCTGAGCTTATCGCCATGGCCCGAAAGGTAGAGAGTGTCCATGCCAATAAGGACAGCTGCCCAAAAGGCCTAGCCAATCTGTTTGAAGAAATTTATGCAGACCTCGATAGGCACATGCTTAAAGAAGAGGAAATTCTTTTCCCTCTTATTGAAAACAATAAGGGGTTTATGGCCCAGGGGCCCATTAGCGTGATGGAAGCCGAGCATGATGAAGCCGGTGAACAGCTTGAAACCGTTAAAAAACTTACCCATAATATGACCCCTCCTCCAGAAGCGTGTAACACATGGAAGGCCCTTTACAACGGGGCAGCTACATTTATTCATGACATGATGGAGCATATCTTACTCGAAAATACCGTTTTATTCCCACGTGCCCTTAAAACAAAACCCGTGTAA